Part of the Nicotiana tabacum cultivar K326 chromosome 20, ASM71507v2, whole genome shotgun sequence genome, ATTTGTGAATATGTTTGTATAATGAAGGAACTGCAGCTTCAGGCGTCATTTTACCAATTTGATAAAAGATAGCAGTCTCTTTAGCTTGGTTTTAGTCAATGTGTGAACTTGTTTCGTTCCTTTTGGATTTGTTATTTCAGGAGTTGTGGATATATTTGCATAATGAACTGCTATAACACATTACCAAGCTTTCGTTATTAAATGAGAAAGAATTTCACAATAAATGAAGTTTATGAAATTGTATCCGTATGAGAATATTTGCAATTTCAAAAACAAATCTCTTAAAAGTAAATAACCTTCTTCAAAGTTGGAATTGTACATGAAAATCACTAAAGGTAAATGGTAAGTGCCAAATTTTCACATTGCAATCGGCAAGCAGACTACAATAGGACTCTAGCCATAGTGCTTGTATAATTAGCAGCTAGATAAGATGAGCTCTAGCACAAGGAGGAAAATTGAACATACTTTTACAGCCTGAATTTATTCCTTAAACGTAAACAAGATGCACAAACGTTACAGGATCGGATAGTACTAACACTATCCTGCCTAAAAGAGGGAGATATTTGCTTCTAGCTCAAGCTCGAGATAATACAGCAAATGCTTTTATGAAGCACGGGATGGCATACCacggcctctgcctctacctccaTAACCATAACCATACCCATTTCCTCCATTTCCACCGTATCCTCCATTTCCACCGTATCCTCCATATCCTCCTCTTCCATAATACGAACCTCGAGAACGTCCACCACGTCCAGGACCACGACCACCACGGCCACCCCTGTATCTTGAGAAGTCTCCAAATGTCTGCacccaccaaaaaaaaaaaaagattagctCATTGAAAAAGAACCATAGCCAGGAAAGTAGTGCATAAGAATCAGATATACCTCAACGTCTATCTTCCTTTGCTCAGAGAACCTGGTCCTTCCATGATTTGGGTCATTATCAAGTGCATTACTTGACAAAGAGTCGAAAAAATCATCCTTGTTATAAACAGGCTGCAGAAAGAAAAGATCTTAAACATAAATACAAAGGTAGGTCCAAGATACGTGAACAAGGGGTATGCATAAGAATTGAGGTCGAAGAAAATTTAAACCACCTTGACATCAATCTTAGGAAGATCATCATCATATTCATTGAAAGAGATATCTTCGTCGCTGCCATTTCCATCTCCTTCTCTGTTACTTTTGCCAAGATGACCCCACACTTCGTCTTTCTTGAACTTCTCATTCATGGCCATAAAATCAAAATCCTCTTCAAATTTTGTTACTGGTCTTGAAACCTGACGAGGAAGTTATTCAATCTACCATCATTAACTACTCCAAGAAAAGGTCATCTATTATAAATCATAAGCCTAACCAAACAATTCAGGCATTCAAAAGTTAATTAAAACAAAAGGACGGCTCCAATACCGTAACATTAACCTTAGTATATTCATTTAAGCAACGAGTCAGATTATTCATTTGGAGGGCACAACTTATGGACTTAACATTCATCCTTCAGTGTAAGGATGTGTGTACGATCACGTAAAAATATTGAATGGCAAAGTCAAAAACACTGATATCAAATCCCAGTCCTAGAAATGTATATATGGGAGCTAGCTGAACATGTTCATAAATGTAGCAGTAACTTGAAGGCACATACAAATCTCACGATTATAACAGCTACGTCAACTGTAAAATGAGGTAAATGACAATGAAACTCGAGCGATCAGACAAAGTTGGTCATAATGTACCTACCTTCattgtatttttttaatcaaaCCTACCTATGTTACTTGTAATGGCCATGCACACTCAAACGTTCGGTAACACGACCAAAATCTATGTTActcggactcttcaaaaatgttgttgggtgtgtgtcggatcctccaaatttagtgcatttttggaggatccgacacgggtgcggagCACTTTTAGAGAGTCTGAGCAACTTAGACCAGAATTAATAAATACTAGCAAATCAGCTTCTAAGACATACTCTGCTTACAAAGTTCCTAACAACGCATTCATAGCTTTGCATTATATACACCACAAATATTTAGTCAACTATTAAGGATTAAATTGAATGCAAAAATATTGGATTAACCCCCTTTCGGCCATTCATCACAGAAAGGGACAGATTTAGATTTGTTACGGCCATAAAAGGACTTATAACTCCAGACTGAAACTTATTACAAAGAATATAAAGATTTAACTTTAAGACATCAGATATAGATatgaataaatatgaatataattCCATAAATTACACAGATAGGTTTATAATGGTTTAAATATGCACATAATCGATTACCCCCATTCCTCTTCCGCCACGCCCTCTGTAGTTATTGTAACGTGCCTGATATGGAGCTCCATTtgtctaaaagaaaagaaaatcaaaggagATTGTTAGCTTCCAAATAAATACCACAGGATTTTGCCAGTAGTAAGGAAATTTTTTGCATATGTATAATGAAAAGGATGATACAAGTATAATTAAATGCCAGCAACTACATCACCATGAAGTACATCATGAGTCtacccttttttttttgaagtcaggaacctaatttttttttgccaaaagatCCACGATGAAGAGATGGAAGCAATAAAGGGAAAGCAAACATAAAGTTGTTGAGAGCATTGCAATGTTAAGATTGATTAATAAATAGGTCACtgaaaagtatttatttatttttgctgaagtaaggtaaaggtaaactAGAATTTATACTACGTAGCTAAAGTGAATCACCACAATTCTTTCTCCTGGTGAACTTCGGTCATGGGTCTAAAGTTTTCTTTGCAATAGATCCATGATAAAGAGATAGCAGCATAAAAAAACTGGTCACTGTAAAGTATTTTCATAACCAAGCAGCCTTGGAATATTATTAACATGCTCCAGTCATAACGTACTCATCAAATATACATAAGGTAGCATATAGTGTGGCGAACAAAATTGGCACCAAGCTTCCTTCTCATAACAAACATTTTACCATCCCTTACACTGTTAATAGTCATCATATCATGTATCAATGTGTGGAGCACAGGAAATCATATAAAAGATACAGAAATGGTGTTATTGTCTACAGCAAACTGCATAGCAATGCGACCTATAGGGACATCTAGCAATATTCACCAGATGTTTGATAGAATTATCTCCTTTATAAATATTACAAATAAATAAACCGCGAAAAGAAAAAGCCTTCATATCCTTTAAAAAGTTTCCAAGAAAAAGGCCTCTCTCAAGTAGGATACTTTTGCCAGGAAAGGCAGTTTCAAGTACTTCATCAAGTATTCCAACTTAATTGCAGATAGTCCTAGGAACAAGCATCCACTAAATTCAACTTTTCCCAAATTAAAAGTTCAAACAAGATTATAATACCCTGGGAATTGATTAGCCTAATATTGTCAACTCAGGAAGATCAAGAATGTAAAAATAAGTGCGCAAATAAATAAAACTTTCAACTACTCAGAAATAAATGAATAATCATAAAAGAGCACCTTCTGTACACGTGTCTGaggtggtaatggtaatattGGTGGCTGAGCTTCTGTTTTAACAGGAGCTGGAGTTTCTGAAGATGGTGCAGGCAATACTTGTACCACTTCAACATCTTTTTGAGCTGTCTGTGTAGATTGAGTTGATGGAACATCAATTGGTCCAGATTGCAGCAGCTGCCCCGGAGTTACCAGCGAAGGCGTGGGTGTCTCCACTAGATTAGAACTGGATGGCCCCATGACAGTAGATATAGATTGAGACAAAGCTGGGCTAGGTACTGGATTGGGTTTAATAGATATTGGCGGTACAACAGGATTTACATCAGGACTTGTTGTCAAAGGAGGCAAAGTCGGTAAACTAGCACTTAATGTCGATGGGGCAATAGCAGAAACAGAAGCCTTGTTTGAAAGTGTGCTGGATATTGTGTCAGTCACAGGTGCCACAGGTTGCAGGGGAGGCACAGTTGAAGGCAAAGTAGCAGCAGCAGGTAAAGAACTAGCGCCTAAACTAGTCGTCGTAGGCATCAATGAAGAAGGGTATTCTGGCAAGTTTGACGCCTGTAGGCTTGATCCTCCAGTTGGCAAAGACGAATTGAACCCAGAAAACTGCATCTGCGGCATGGAAGGAGGCATGGCAAGTCCAGGAGGAGGACGAAGCAAAGATTGTTGCTGCATTTGTGGTAGTCCATTGGGTGCACCATAAAAACCTTGCCAATACATCGGCATACCAAGTCCACCAGCAGCGgcatttggaggaggaggtgaTGGACCCCAAGATCCTAAATTCCCTCCAGGTTGATACAAAGGCAGGCCACTTTGGAATGCTGAGCCAGGATGTCCCGGCTGTGCAGAATGGGAATTTAGATCCGTCAGAGATCCCCCAACAGGAGCAGGTAAACTTGCCGATGTTGTAGGTGGTCGAGGATAGTGTGACTGAAGGTTAGTTAGAAGAATTAGAATTCAATCACACACAATATTAAACATCTGTGCAATTGCTTTCTGCTTACCTGGATGATAGCTGGATCATTGTTTATTGGTGGTGTAGTTTGAAGAGGTGGCGAAGACTTAACTTGTAAATCCTGCCAGAAGCAAAATACATATCAACATTTAGCTCAGTGTATCAGTTTAAAGAAAATTTGGGCAAAATGCAACTCATTTATGAAACATCAattatgcaaatatcatggccAGCCATGCCAATCATAAGAAAATCTAATGTCTGCATTTAAAGATACAGGCCCAACAAGCAAATAGATGCCAATACCACGCACGATATGATTAATAATTTCCTCTCACCCTTTTTGATGAAGCAACTTTCTCTCACCCCATCACTGAGTATTCTAACTTTCATCAGCGAAAATCCTTTGCCTTACCTCTTATGTTTCTCAATTGTAAAGTACCTCTTTAAGTACGGAGACCAAGTTTTTTCACTTAAAATTCTCAGGTTCCTGAAGAAGTATATCTACCTACTACATTTCAACCAACACGATTCCTCAACTAATGCCAACTCAAAACGATACAAACAGAGAATATGACTTTATGAATTTCAATGCACATAGCCTCTTCTTTGCACCTTCTCCAGATTAGTGCAATCAAGCAACATGATTTGCTGATCAGATAAACACATCAAAAGGATATCAGCGCTATCCGCTTACCTAAGGACCACGTTAAAAAACAAAGACTCAAACTTAAGGGCCATCTAATCAAATGCAGGGATACATAGTGTAACGACCTTGTTTCTTGATCACAAAGATCAAAAGAAAGGTAAGGGCTGCACTGAGTAACAAGTTCACACTTTTTATTAATTGCCTTTTGTCTTTCCGACATTAACCCCGTTCTTGTAATGAAGAAAATTGTATACCAGAGCACCATAAATCAAAAGAGAAGATTGCTCCCACTTCTGAAATAATCTTTTGAACAATTAAAACACTAGAAACTCTTCGAAACCATAAATGGACTTCAAGATATCTCCAACActattaagtaaaaaaaaaaggagcGATCTCACAAAGAACTACGTGATGACACTTAAGTTTACAACGCACCAAAACAACATAAAAGTCCATAGCGGAGCATATTACCTTGATATCACTTCCACGGAAAAgtatgtattcataaattttgTCACTCGGAGGTACTTGGGGACCATCCTTCTTTCTTCCCTCTGTTCCAAATGATCTTACTGCAATGACAAATCATAATCAATTGCCAGATCCTATATCACTTTATGTTTCAGGGAACACATTGTTAACAACAGAAGCTCAACCTAGAAAACTCCATCATGGAAAAAGTACAATCAAACTAAATTCTGCAAAATTTTCTAATCTTTCTCCTACTTTAGTGGACCAACACTTTACCTTTTTCCTTGATGTTCAAAATAGCTTCACCACATTGTCATATCAATATCATGATAGTTAAGAAAGTAAGACTACAGACATGATTCAGCATAGAAATCAATTTACATTTTTCACAACGCTACTTTGAATAAGttaaacaacaaatgcacatAAAAAATTATTTCCAATTTTTCTGCAACTAATTGGCTTAACTCATCTACTACAAGTTCAATTTTGTTACAAATACACAACCGCCTCCCCTAAACCTGATGCAGTAATATTCCCTCATCTTAACTAAGGTTCCAACCTTACATACTATCAACTCGACATACATGTTCACATCCTTACACCAATATATCCAAAAAATAGCAATATAGGAATACTGAAAAACACATCAAAGCACCTAATTCAAATCATTTTTGctcttaaaatagtaaaaatctcAGCTTTCTATGAACTTTAAGCTACGCGCATAATCAATAATggatcaaataaataaagatctaatttttttcaaaacagaatATTGGATTCACCAAGCATTATAATATTAATAGATAATTATGCATTAATTCAACTCAAGTTTCTCTttaacacaaaaattaaaaatgaaaaatctcAATTTTCAGTAAGCTTTCCGAAAGCACATAATTCAACAAAAAAATTCTcttaaggaaaaagaaaagttaaaacgGGAAAAAATCTTAAAATTTCAACCAGCTTTGCCATAAGCAAATAACTTCGCCTAAAGTAGCAGCTGAAATGAATCATCAATCAGATAAATAAAGATCTAACTttcaaaaagtcgataaaatcaccaaaattatACTAAAATTAAGAGACAATTCAAAAAAAGCTCCGGATTACAAATAAGCAAATAAAGTACCACTGCGAAGATCGTTACTGGAATCATCAGTGCTGATAAGGATCTAAATTTCAAAAAATCGATAAAGTAACCAAAATTATACTAAAATCAAGAgacaattcaaaaaaaaagtacCATTTCGAAGACCGATACTGGACTCATCAGTATTGATGTTATAGAGAATTCCTTCATAACGGATCTCACTCTTTGAAGTCAAGCTAATTAAACTTCCAATATATGAATCAGCCGATGATCCTCCACTTGCAGATCTAGCCGATGAACCCTCCGTCGCCGCCGCAGCCGCCATAATCCTAAATTTCCACTGCAAAATTACATATACCTGAATAtatctagagagagaaagtagaggGAGAGAGTTGACTCGGAGCTTGAAGATGGCGGAGAAATTATTGTGTAGGGTTTTTTGGTATTTCTACGGcgttttgttttgcttttttaattttttgttgtgATTATCGACTTGTTTTTGGAAGAGAGCAGTTAAGTGTTGTATATTGTGCAGTGGGGATTGTGCTTTTTGTTTAAATGGAAACAGAAGGTAAAATGGataatgttttttttaaaaatggacTGGAAAATTGGTGGACTCTATGATTAATATTTTATCGTCGGTATTGGAGATTAAATAGATATGCCAATTACTACGTGACACGTAAACAGTTTTGGACAGGAAAGTCTATCAAAGAGGTGGGCcaatatgtatttttcttttagatTATAGATACATTCGATCCTTCTACGAATTCTGTACGCACGAATGAAAGAAGTTTATTGCGTATGATAGGACAAGCCATTGCGATTTCATTCTTGCTCTTCCTATTCCTATTCCATACCATAAACAGATATCTTTGATTCATCAAAATTAGCACTTCCGAGATCTATCCATCAaaaaaattattactattaaataaatattacaaCAACTATTACAAATTCACCTCCTATTAAAGACGAAAAATACATTAAATGACATACATATTTGCATCCATATGTCATActaagggtggcatgtgggccggttaggCCCGGCCCATCCCCGTGAGCCCATATGGGTAGTGGGCCTAAACAAGCCTAACCGTTTAAGTCCGGGACCAGGGGAGGTGCAGGCCCAACTGGGCCGGTTCATTGAAGAAGCCCgtaggaccgggaccgtttgaGCCCGGGATCTGGTCCTAAGTGGGCTGGTTCAATCGATCTCAAACGGTCTCAAGTGGGCCTAACGGCTACATCTTTAAAAAAATCTGACTGCTGGGTCATTTAAAATATGGTTGTTTGGCCTGCAAAAATAGTCGTTTGGGCTTTGTAAAATAGCCattaaaccccccccccccccaaactttgttttaatcccaaactttttataattacacttttttcctattttcaactataaataccccctcattctttcatttttctcataaacttatcaatctctctctaattttcttctaaaattgGTTACTTTAGTGTTGCAATTTGTGTGAAAAATTgtaaagttggtgaattgaagtattcaagtcttcaacgataattaattttcaacaagttgttcgtca contains:
- the LOC107762738 gene encoding protein decapping 5-like — encoded protein: MAAAAATEGSSARSASGGSSADSYIGSLISLTSKSEIRYEGILYNINTDESSIGLRNVRSFGTEGRKKDGPQVPPSDKIYEYILFRGSDIKDLQVKSSPPLQTTPPINNDPAIIQSHYPRPPTTSASLPAPVGGSLTDLNSHSAQPGHPGSAFQSGLPLYQPGGNLGSWGPSPPPPNAAAGGLGMPMYWQGFYGAPNGLPQMQQQSLLRPPPGLAMPPSMPQMQFSGFNSSLPTGGSSLQASNLPEYPSSLMPTTTSLGASSLPAAATLPSTVPPLQPVAPVTDTISSTLSNKASVSAIAPSTLSASLPTLPPLTTSPDVNPVVPPISIKPNPVPSPALSQSISTVMGPSSSNLVETPTPSLVTPGQLLQSGPIDVPSTQSTQTAQKDVEVVQVLPAPSSETPAPVKTEAQPPILPLPPQTRVQKTNGAPYQARYNNYRGRGGRGMGVSRPVTKFEEDFDFMAMNEKFKKDEVWGHLGKSNREGDGNGSDEDISFNEYDDDLPKIDVKPVYNKDDFFDSLSSNALDNDPNHGRTRFSEQRKIDVETFGDFSRYRGGRGGRGPGRGGRSRGSYYGRGGYGGYGGNGGYGGNGGNGYGYGYGGRGRGRGMPSRAS